In the Grimontia kaedaensis genome, one interval contains:
- the def gene encoding peptide deformylase, producing MSVLQVLTFPDDRLRTVAKPVESVTPEIQTIVDDMLETMYDEEGIGLAATQVDIHQRIVVIDISETRDEPMVLINPEIIEKRGEDGIEEGCLSVPGARALVSRASEVTVKALDRDGNEYQFEADDLLAICVQHELDHLEGKLFVDYLSPLKQQRIKQKLEKIKRANQKAS from the coding sequence ATGAGTGTATTACAGGTTTTGACCTTCCCGGACGATCGCCTACGCACGGTGGCGAAACCGGTAGAGAGCGTCACACCAGAGATCCAGACCATTGTTGATGACATGCTGGAAACCATGTACGACGAAGAAGGTATTGGCCTTGCTGCGACCCAGGTGGACATCCACCAGCGCATCGTTGTGATTGATATTTCAGAAACCCGCGATGAGCCTATGGTGCTGATCAATCCGGAAATTATTGAGAAGCGTGGCGAAGACGGCATCGAAGAAGGCTGTCTGTCTGTTCCTGGCGCTCGCGCACTAGTATCACGCGCATCGGAAGTGACGGTTAAAGCACTGGATCGCGACGGCAACGAATACCAGTTCGAAGCGGATGACCTACTGGCTATCTGTGTTCAGCACGAACTGGACCACCTTGAAGGCAAACTGTTTGTCGATTACCTGTCGCCCCTGAAGCAACAGCGCATCAAACAGAAGCTGGAAAAAATCAAACGCGCTAACCAAAAAGCCAGCTGA
- the purE gene encoding 5-(carboxyamino)imidazole ribonucleotide mutase, with amino-acid sequence MKVGIIMGSKSDWPTMKNAADMLDHFGVDYETKVVSAHRTPGLLADYASEAASRGLKVIIAGAGGAAHLPGMTAAFTSLPVLGVPVQSKALKGMDSLLSIVQMPKGVAVGTLAIGDAGAANAGLLAAQILATNDAELMAKVDAFRQNQTDTVLANPDPSVD; translated from the coding sequence ATGAAAGTCGGCATCATCATGGGTTCTAAGTCAGATTGGCCAACCATGAAAAACGCAGCAGATATGCTGGATCACTTCGGCGTTGACTACGAAACCAAAGTGGTTTCCGCCCACCGCACTCCTGGCCTGCTCGCAGATTATGCCAGCGAAGCTGCTTCACGTGGCCTGAAAGTGATTATTGCCGGCGCAGGTGGCGCTGCTCACCTACCTGGGATGACCGCCGCGTTTACCAGCCTTCCTGTACTGGGTGTACCGGTTCAGTCAAAAGCACTGAAAGGGATGGATTCGCTACTTTCTATCGTCCAAATGCCAAAAGGGGTGGCAGTAGGAACGCTGGCAATTGGTGATGCAGGTGCCGCGAATGCCGGCCTGCTTGCAGCGCAAATCTTGGCGACCAATGATGCAGAGCTGATGGCAAAAGTCGACGCTTTCCGTCAGAACCAAACAGACACCGTTCTCGCTAACCCTGACCCATCGGTAGATTAA
- a CDS encoding Sua5/YciO/YrdC/YwlC family protein, which produces MANVKQCVAALARGEVIAYPTEGVFGVGCDPDSPAAVQALLDVKERDKAKGLILIAAELSQLDGYIDFDSLSEEVKAEVLATWPGPVTWVMPAGKKITDWVTGQFDTVAVRVSDHPDVRELCLSYGKPITSTSANLSGEEPCRSVAEVVEQLGSRVPSVLEGKIGGRDKPTEIRDARSGKVLRQG; this is translated from the coding sequence TTGGCGAATGTTAAGCAATGCGTTGCAGCGTTGGCGCGCGGGGAAGTTATCGCGTACCCCACAGAAGGGGTATTTGGTGTGGGTTGTGACCCGGACAGCCCAGCCGCTGTGCAGGCGCTTTTAGATGTAAAAGAGCGTGATAAGGCCAAAGGCCTTATTCTGATCGCGGCAGAGCTTTCCCAGTTGGACGGATACATTGATTTCGATAGCCTGAGTGAAGAGGTGAAAGCCGAGGTTTTAGCAACCTGGCCGGGCCCTGTTACCTGGGTCATGCCCGCAGGCAAAAAGATCACTGATTGGGTGACTGGGCAGTTCGATACTGTCGCTGTGCGCGTTTCCGATCATCCAGATGTCCGCGAACTGTGTCTTTCTTATGGCAAACCCATCACATCAACCAGTGCCAACCTTAGCGGTGAAGAGCCGTGTCGCAGTGTGGCGGAAGTGGTAGAGCAATTGGGTAGCCGTGTGCCGAGTGTTTTAGAAGGAAAAATTGGCGGACGTGACAAGCCCACCGAGATCCGAGATGCGCGTTCTGGTAAGGTGCTTCGTCAGGGCTAA
- a CDS encoding DUF1488 domain-containing protein, producing the protein MNQNILFPDLQEVDTEKCAVRFDAQQAGSLIACFISIVDLEKRERVALNTEEAILAAFAGNRFDLEELAEEAIEEEDFNASGEIWVR; encoded by the coding sequence ATGAACCAGAACATCCTTTTCCCTGACCTCCAAGAGGTCGATACTGAAAAATGCGCTGTCCGCTTTGATGCGCAGCAAGCAGGCTCCTTGATTGCCTGCTTTATCTCGATTGTTGATCTGGAAAAGAGAGAGCGAGTAGCTTTGAATACAGAAGAAGCGATTCTGGCAGCGTTTGCCGGGAATCGCTTCGATCTGGAAGAGTTAGCAGAAGAAGCCATTGAAGAGGAAGACTTCAATGCGTCCGGTGAGATCTGGGTGCGTTAA
- the aroE gene encoding shikimate dehydrogenase, which yields MDKYVVVGNPISHSKSPFIHTLFARHTAQAMDYETLEAPIGGFEEAVTAFFNSGGKGCNVTVPFKEEAFKLATMLTERAKLAGAVNTLKKLDDGGILGDNTDGEGLVQDLLSHHVQLEGAKILLLGAGGAARGVILPLLAHEPAQLVIANRTASKAEMLASLFADNGSVSATSFESLEGEFDVVVNSTSASLSGEHPQISATVFGSQTVVYDMVYGSGVTSSNRWALDNGAARVIDGLGMLVGQAAESFTIWRGIRPGTGQVLRELRSNLAE from the coding sequence GTGGATAAATATGTCGTTGTCGGCAACCCGATCTCACACAGTAAGTCTCCTTTTATACACACCTTGTTTGCGCGCCATACTGCGCAGGCAATGGATTATGAAACGCTCGAAGCGCCAATCGGTGGTTTTGAGGAAGCGGTAACTGCCTTTTTTAATAGTGGCGGCAAAGGATGTAATGTCACTGTGCCCTTTAAAGAAGAGGCGTTTAAGTTGGCGACCATGCTGACCGAGCGGGCTAAGCTCGCTGGGGCGGTGAACACACTGAAAAAGCTCGATGATGGCGGCATACTCGGCGATAACACGGACGGGGAAGGGCTGGTGCAAGATCTGCTGAGTCACCATGTCCAACTCGAAGGCGCTAAAATTTTATTGCTTGGTGCAGGTGGCGCAGCGAGGGGAGTGATTCTTCCCTTACTGGCTCACGAGCCTGCACAATTGGTGATTGCTAACCGCACTGCAAGTAAAGCCGAGATGCTGGCATCACTATTTGCGGATAATGGCAGTGTGTCGGCAACCAGCTTTGAATCGCTGGAAGGAGAGTTTGATGTGGTGGTGAATTCTACATCTGCCAGCCTTTCAGGAGAACACCCACAAATCTCAGCGACTGTGTTTGGCAGTCAAACCGTAGTTTATGACATGGTATATGGTTCAGGCGTGACCAGCAGTAACCGGTGGGCTCTGGATAACGGTGCCGCTCGTGTGATTGATGGATTGGGTATGCTGGTGGGACAAGCGGCGGAGAGTTTTACGATTTGGCGTGGTATCAGGCCGGGAACTGGACAGGTGCTGAGAGAGCTTCGCAGTAATCTTGCTGAATAG
- a CDS encoding DNA topoisomerase family protein, with protein sequence MAGKIDDSLFSAHEHALENEERCPKCGSALVIKHSKRGPFKACTGYPACDFIESLNHNDGHIVKELGMPCPECGNELVLRQGRFGMFIGCSAYPECQHIEKRDQEPEAETMDINCPECRKGKLHEKKSRFGKAFYACDAYPKCKFAVNLKPIKGNCEVCGYPLLLEKKLAAGIVKVCADKKCQHKQGL encoded by the coding sequence TTGGCTGGAAAAATTGACGATTCCCTATTCAGCGCCCATGAACATGCGCTGGAAAATGAAGAGCGCTGCCCTAAATGTGGCAGCGCTCTTGTTATCAAGCACAGTAAACGCGGCCCTTTCAAAGCGTGTACTGGCTACCCGGCTTGTGATTTCATCGAGTCACTTAACCACAATGATGGGCACATAGTGAAAGAGCTTGGCATGCCGTGCCCGGAATGTGGCAACGAGTTGGTGCTCCGCCAAGGACGTTTCGGCATGTTCATCGGCTGTTCGGCGTATCCGGAATGCCAACATATCGAAAAGCGCGATCAGGAACCTGAAGCGGAAACCATGGACATCAACTGTCCTGAGTGCCGCAAAGGAAAACTGCACGAGAAGAAATCGCGTTTTGGTAAAGCCTTCTATGCGTGTGACGCTTACCCGAAATGCAAATTCGCCGTGAACCTTAAGCCTATCAAGGGCAACTGTGAGGTTTGCGGATATCCGCTGCTGCTTGAGAAAAAGCTGGCGGCGGGCATTGTGAAAGTCTGTGCGGATAAAAAGTGTCAACACAAACAGGGGCTATGA
- the fmt gene encoding methionyl-tRNA formyltransferase has protein sequence MSDSLKIVFAGTPDFAARHLAALLSSHHEVVAVYTQPDRPAGRGKKLTASPVKLLAQEHNIPVYQPESLKAEDAQQELAAIGADIMVVVAYGLLLPKVVLDTPRLGCINVHGSILPRWRGAAPIQRSIWAGDAETGVTIMQMDEGLDTGDMLKIAPLNIDTKETSATLYKRLAEMGPEALVECLGDIASGKAVAEKQDDELANYAKKLSKEEAQIDWAMSADAIERCIRAFNPWPMSHFSVANNNIKVWDAEVESEDSGKAPGTILSADKKGIRVATGEGVLRLTSIQPPGKKAMSAADILNSRRDWFEPGTQL, from the coding sequence TTGAGCGACTCATTGAAAATCGTATTTGCCGGTACGCCGGATTTCGCCGCCCGTCATCTGGCGGCGTTGTTGTCTTCACACCACGAGGTGGTAGCGGTTTATACCCAGCCTGACCGCCCGGCGGGCCGCGGTAAGAAATTGACTGCCAGCCCAGTAAAGCTGCTAGCGCAGGAACACAACATTCCTGTTTATCAGCCAGAGAGTCTGAAAGCCGAAGACGCGCAACAAGAGCTAGCTGCCATTGGTGCAGACATCATGGTCGTAGTGGCTTATGGCCTGCTGCTCCCTAAAGTGGTGCTAGACACACCTCGCCTTGGCTGTATCAATGTTCACGGCTCTATCCTGCCGCGCTGGCGTGGCGCTGCACCTATCCAACGTTCAATCTGGGCGGGCGATGCAGAGACGGGTGTCACCATCATGCAGATGGATGAAGGTCTGGATACTGGCGATATGCTGAAAATCGCACCCCTGAACATCGACACCAAAGAAACCAGTGCCACGCTTTATAAAAGATTGGCGGAAATGGGCCCTGAAGCCTTGGTGGAATGTCTGGGTGATATCGCTTCTGGCAAAGCCGTTGCTGAAAAGCAGGACGATGAGCTTGCCAACTACGCGAAAAAGCTCAGCAAAGAAGAAGCACAAATCGACTGGGCCATGAGCGCCGACGCGATTGAGCGTTGTATCCGTGCCTTTAATCCGTGGCCGATGAGTCACTTCTCTGTGGCGAACAACAACATCAAAGTCTGGGATGCCGAAGTCGAATCAGAAGACAGCGGCAAGGCACCGGGCACCATTTTGTCCGCCGACAAGAAAGGTATCCGAGTGGCAACCGGAGAAGGCGTTTTGCGCCTGACATCCATCCAGCCACCGGGCAAAAAAGCCATGAGCGCGGCAGACATTCTGAACTCCCGCCGCGACTGGTTTGAACCTGGCACCCAACTGTAA
- a CDS encoding DUF494 family protein, whose protein sequence is MMDILMYLFETYIHSDVELMVDQDELADELSRAGFHQDDIYKALNWLEKLALLQDADKTPYLTGGALTSVRIYTPKEMDRLDTESRGFLTFLEQISVLSPETREMVIDRVMELDTQEFVLEDLKWVILMVLFNVPGNERAYDQMEELLYSTAEDEYLH, encoded by the coding sequence ATGATGGACATCTTAATGTACCTGTTTGAAACCTATATCCACAGCGATGTTGAGTTGATGGTGGATCAGGACGAACTGGCTGATGAACTCTCCAGAGCTGGATTTCATCAAGACGATATATACAAAGCGCTGAACTGGCTTGAAAAGCTGGCGCTACTTCAAGACGCCGACAAAACCCCATACCTTACTGGCGGTGCGCTCACTTCTGTTCGTATCTATACCCCAAAAGAGATGGATCGACTGGATACCGAGAGCCGAGGTTTTCTGACTTTCCTTGAGCAAATCAGTGTACTGAGCCCTGAAACCCGTGAGATGGTGATTGACCGTGTTATGGAGCTCGATACGCAGGAATTTGTGCTGGAAGATCTGAAATGGGTGATCCTGATGGTGCTGTTTAACGTGCCCGGCAACGAGCGCGCGTACGATCAAATGGAAGAGTTACTCTACAGCACAGCGGAAGATGAATACCTTCACTGA
- a CDS encoding 5-(carboxyamino)imidazole ribonucleotide synthase, translating into MNVLVLGAGQLARMMALAGAPLNLKISAYDVRSGNLVHPVTLEVLGQGLENGIADADAITAEFEHIAPDVLDVCQASGKFYPGETAILTGGDRRLEKALLDKAGVANARYQVIESREDYDSAIANIGLPLILKSALDGYDGKGQWRLKPDSDIESVWQDIDQFLKTSPQGARQCVIAEEFVPFDREVSLIGARNAKGDLEIYPLTENIHTNGILSVSVAAGDNDAVQAQAEAMFKAVADTLDYVGVLAIEFFDVGGNLKVNEIAPRVHNSGHWTQQGAEVCQFENHLRAVCGLPLGSAKRIRPTAMINIVGEVTVPTDVMGLAHVHWYDKAPRPGRKIGHINLCADNAKALGEALQEVAKHLDDTEFPALQSAAETLS; encoded by the coding sequence ATGAATGTGCTGGTTCTCGGTGCCGGACAGCTGGCACGTATGATGGCGCTGGCAGGTGCCCCCCTAAACCTTAAGATTAGCGCGTACGATGTGCGAAGCGGCAACCTTGTACACCCAGTCACGCTGGAAGTACTTGGGCAAGGTCTGGAAAACGGGATTGCCGATGCCGACGCAATTACTGCCGAGTTTGAACACATCGCGCCGGACGTACTGGACGTCTGTCAGGCCAGCGGTAAATTCTACCCTGGTGAAACCGCCATCCTGACCGGCGGTGACCGTCGTCTGGAAAAAGCTTTGCTGGATAAAGCTGGTGTAGCCAATGCCCGTTATCAGGTGATTGAATCGCGAGAAGATTACGATTCAGCAATCGCCAACATCGGCCTGCCTCTCATCCTGAAAAGCGCCCTTGATGGCTATGACGGCAAAGGCCAGTGGCGCCTGAAGCCAGATTCAGATATTGAATCAGTGTGGCAGGATATCGACCAGTTCCTCAAAACCTCTCCACAAGGTGCGCGTCAGTGTGTGATTGCCGAAGAATTTGTGCCGTTTGACCGCGAAGTGTCATTAATCGGTGCGCGCAATGCCAAAGGTGATTTGGAAATTTACCCACTGACCGAGAATATCCACACCAACGGTATCTTGAGCGTGTCGGTGGCAGCCGGTGACAATGATGCAGTACAGGCTCAGGCTGAAGCCATGTTTAAAGCAGTGGCAGACACACTGGATTATGTCGGCGTACTGGCGATTGAGTTTTTTGATGTCGGCGGCAACCTCAAAGTGAACGAGATAGCGCCGCGCGTACACAACTCCGGTCACTGGACACAGCAAGGTGCTGAGGTCTGTCAGTTTGAGAACCATCTTCGCGCTGTCTGTGGCTTACCGCTTGGCAGTGCCAAACGCATCCGTCCGACTGCGATGATCAACATCGTCGGTGAAGTAACTGTCCCGACGGATGTCATGGGACTGGCGCATGTGCATTGGTACGACAAAGCGCCGCGACCGGGCCGCAAGATTGGCCACATCAACCTTTGCGCAGACAATGCAAAGGCGTTGGGTGAAGCACTTCAGGAAGTCGCAAAACACTTGGACGACACTGAGTTTCCCGCCCTTCAAAGTGCCGCAGAAACATTAAGCTGA
- a CDS encoding LysM peptidoglycan-binding domain-containing protein, producing MFKKLIIFCLALGLPGVIAASEVRLSADAPENYTVKKGDTLWDISGLYLEKPWHWPTLWQHNPAIKNPHLIYPGDKLGLSWLDGKPVLSYTAGANRTDSTPINSTSPSVLRQFLTYDTLIHEREYLLAPRVLGAQEGWSYISKRTPFFVDKSLGSEEWFIYRTVTDFEREKGDAMVRMISLKKVGEAKLVRSIDGIAEMTLTRQNQEIKPNDILLPALGAKTGEIFHPKPAPDGVEGRMVGHLYGSNYVGHRQIVVVDLGEQDGLNTGHTLSVVVPGVAMKGSKGEMRYDSDIDNSGGDVVKVLPSTSAGTLLVIHSYPFFSLAMVVEADKPLKADMPVIAAGG from the coding sequence ATGTTTAAAAAGCTTATCATTTTTTGTCTGGCACTGGGGCTGCCAGGCGTGATAGCTGCGTCGGAAGTACGTTTGAGTGCTGATGCTCCTGAAAATTATACGGTGAAAAAAGGCGATACCCTTTGGGATATTTCGGGCCTTTATCTGGAAAAACCTTGGCACTGGCCGACGCTTTGGCAACACAATCCGGCAATCAAAAACCCTCACCTTATCTATCCGGGCGACAAACTGGGCCTGAGCTGGCTTGATGGCAAACCTGTGCTCTCTTATACGGCAGGCGCTAACCGTACTGACTCAACACCTATCAACAGCACCTCGCCATCGGTTCTGCGCCAGTTCTTAACCTATGACACCCTCATTCATGAACGTGAATATTTGCTTGCACCGAGAGTATTGGGCGCGCAGGAAGGATGGAGTTATATCTCTAAACGCACGCCGTTTTTTGTTGATAAGTCTTTAGGCAGCGAAGAGTGGTTTATCTATCGTACCGTGACGGACTTTGAGCGGGAGAAAGGTGATGCCATGGTTCGCATGATAAGCCTCAAGAAAGTCGGTGAAGCTAAGCTGGTGCGCTCGATTGATGGCATTGCTGAAATGACGCTGACCCGCCAAAACCAGGAAATTAAACCTAACGATATCCTGTTACCTGCACTTGGTGCGAAAACCGGAGAGATTTTCCACCCTAAACCCGCGCCGGATGGTGTTGAAGGCAGAATGGTCGGACACCTTTACGGCAGCAACTATGTCGGACATCGTCAAATTGTGGTGGTTGATCTGGGTGAACAGGACGGCCTCAATACGGGACATACCTTGTCGGTGGTGGTGCCAGGTGTCGCCATGAAAGGCTCTAAGGGTGAGATGCGCTATGACAGCGATATCGACAATAGTGGCGGCGATGTGGTGAAAGTATTGCCATCAACATCAGCAGGCACCTTGTTGGTTATCCACAGTTATCCTTTCTTCAGTCTTGCCATGGTGGTGGAAGCCGATAAGCCACTGAAAGCGGATATGCCGGTCATCGCAGCGGGAGGATAA
- the dprA gene encoding DNA-processing protein DprA, with translation MSRELEWWLRLAAVPRLGSQAVTKVISRYPPHKLDALEDIELAALGFKPAQIQALRQPDFSIIDKCLTWASAPGRHIISLTDSRYPYLLKQISGAPPLLFVDGDPHILSLPQLAMVGSRHASNDGLSLAHAFAKELAAHDVVVTSGLALGIDGRAHRGALDGKGKTIAVLGSGLEKIYPARHRQLSDDIKDNGVLVSELWPWSPPKPAFFPRRNRIISGLSTGVLVVEAAMKSGSLITARLALEQGRDVFALPGSIHNPHAKGSNGLIKQGAFLVESVDEILEQVGALAGCAINHQLEVAQAQVLQEELPFPELLANVGNEARCVDVLAEICDEPVHEIMMQLLELELQGLVTAVPGGYVRTRRG, from the coding sequence ATGTCTCGCGAGCTTGAGTGGTGGCTTAGGCTCGCCGCCGTTCCCCGCCTCGGCAGTCAGGCGGTCACTAAGGTTATCAGCAGATACCCACCCCACAAACTGGACGCGCTGGAGGATATCGAGCTCGCGGCACTTGGCTTCAAGCCTGCTCAGATTCAGGCGTTGCGACAACCTGACTTTTCCATTATAGACAAATGCCTGACCTGGGCATCAGCACCTGGCAGGCACATCATTTCCTTGACCGACTCGCGTTATCCTTATCTGTTAAAACAAATCAGTGGTGCTCCCCCTCTTTTATTTGTCGACGGCGATCCCCATATACTGTCACTGCCGCAACTTGCGATGGTTGGCAGCCGCCATGCATCTAACGATGGCTTGTCACTGGCTCACGCGTTTGCCAAAGAGCTTGCCGCTCACGATGTCGTCGTGACCAGCGGTTTGGCACTGGGTATTGATGGCAGGGCGCACCGTGGGGCACTCGATGGCAAAGGGAAAACCATTGCCGTGTTGGGCTCGGGGCTTGAGAAAATTTATCCAGCCAGACACCGCCAACTGTCTGACGATATCAAGGATAATGGCGTACTGGTGTCAGAGCTTTGGCCCTGGTCGCCGCCAAAACCTGCATTTTTCCCGAGACGAAATCGCATTATCAGCGGTCTATCTACAGGAGTGCTGGTGGTGGAAGCGGCAATGAAGAGTGGTTCGCTGATCACCGCCAGATTGGCGCTTGAACAAGGGCGGGATGTCTTTGCTCTACCGGGCTCTATCCATAACCCGCATGCGAAAGGCAGTAACGGCTTGATAAAGCAGGGTGCTTTTCTGGTGGAGTCGGTGGACGAAATTTTAGAGCAGGTTGGCGCATTGGCCGGCTGTGCAATAAACCACCAGTTGGAGGTCGCTCAGGCCCAAGTTTTGCAAGAAGAATTGCCATTTCCTGAACTGTTGGCTAACGTAGGAAATGAAGCAAGGTGTGTCGATGTGCTTGCAGAAATCTGCGATGAACCCGTTCACGAAATCATGATGCAGTTGTTAGAACTTGAGCTACAGGGGCTGGTAACAGCGGTACCCGGTGGTTATGTCAGAACGAGGAGGGGATAG
- a CDS encoding gamma carbonic anhydrase family protein, which translates to MSSVLRSYKGIFPTVGERVYLDPSSVLVGDITLGDDASIWPLVAARGDVNHIRIGQRSNIQDGSVLHVTHKNKENPGGYPLIIGDDVTVGHKVMLHGCTIGNKVLVGMGAIVLDGAVIEDEVMVGAGSLVPPGKRLESGFLYVGSPVKQARPLKEAERAFLQKSSNNYVVTKNEYIAELEG; encoded by the coding sequence ATGTCTTCTGTACTTCGCAGTTATAAAGGTATCTTTCCAACAGTCGGTGAACGCGTTTACCTCGACCCTTCTTCTGTATTGGTTGGCGATATTACCCTTGGTGATGACGCAAGCATTTGGCCTTTGGTTGCTGCCCGCGGTGACGTTAACCATATCCGTATCGGCCAGCGGTCTAACATTCAGGATGGCTCTGTTCTTCATGTCACCCACAAGAACAAAGAGAACCCAGGAGGCTATCCGCTGATCATCGGTGATGACGTGACTGTCGGACACAAAGTCATGCTGCATGGCTGCACTATCGGTAATAAAGTGCTTGTCGGCATGGGCGCGATTGTTCTCGATGGTGCTGTAATAGAAGATGAAGTCATGGTGGGTGCGGGCAGTTTGGTTCCGCCTGGTAAACGTTTAGAGTCTGGTTTTCTCTATGTGGGCAGTCCGGTAAAACAAGCGCGCCCTTTGAAAGAAGCAGAACGCGCTTTTTTGCAGAAATCGTCTAATAACTATGTTGTCACGAAAAATGAGTACATCGCAGAGCTCGAAGGTTAA
- the hemF gene encoding oxygen-dependent coproporphyrinogen oxidase, with the protein MENQNLPQQVDKEAVKRFLLSLQDMICAALEKEDGGATFEEDAWERTAGGGGKSRVLRDGNVFEQAGVNFSHVFGDKMPGSATAHRPELAGRGFEAMGVSLVVHPKNPNVPTSHANVRFFIAEKEGEAPVWWFGGGFDLTPFYPVEEDCVHWHQTAKSICAPFGADVYAEHKAWCDRYFFLPHRNETRGVGGLFFDDLNQWGFDASFDYIKAVGEGYLDAYLPIVQKRKDAAYGEHEREFQLYRRGRYVEFNLVYDRGTLFGLQSGGRTESILMSMPPLVRWEYGFEPEPGSAEEKLYKEFLKPREW; encoded by the coding sequence GTGGAGAATCAGAACCTTCCTCAGCAGGTTGATAAAGAGGCGGTTAAGCGCTTTTTACTGTCGTTGCAGGACATGATATGTGCGGCGCTGGAAAAAGAAGACGGCGGTGCGACATTTGAGGAAGATGCCTGGGAGAGAACTGCGGGCGGCGGTGGTAAAAGCCGGGTGCTTCGCGATGGCAATGTATTTGAGCAGGCTGGCGTGAATTTCTCCCATGTGTTTGGGGACAAAATGCCGGGCTCGGCGACGGCGCACCGTCCTGAACTGGCAGGCAGAGGCTTTGAAGCCATGGGTGTGTCTTTGGTGGTGCATCCTAAAAACCCGAATGTTCCGACTTCCCACGCCAATGTCCGTTTCTTCATTGCCGAAAAAGAAGGGGAAGCCCCGGTTTGGTGGTTTGGTGGTGGCTTCGATCTCACGCCTTTCTATCCAGTAGAAGAAGATTGTGTTCATTGGCACCAAACGGCGAAGTCTATTTGTGCACCCTTTGGCGCTGATGTATATGCTGAGCACAAAGCCTGGTGTGATCGTTATTTCTTCTTGCCTCACCGTAACGAAACCCGTGGTGTCGGCGGTCTTTTCTTTGATGATTTGAACCAGTGGGGATTCGACGCGTCTTTCGATTATATAAAAGCCGTGGGTGAGGGTTACCTCGATGCTTACCTCCCGATCGTGCAGAAACGCAAAGACGCCGCTTACGGTGAACATGAGCGTGAATTCCAACTTTATCGCCGCGGGCGTTATGTTGAGTTTAATCTTGTCTACGATCGTGGCACTCTGTTTGGTCTGCAAAGCGGCGGACGAACAGAATCAATCCTGATGTCTATGCCACCACTGGTGCGCTGGGAGTATGGATTCGAGCCTGAGCCAGGGTCTGCTGAAGAGAAGCTCTACAAAGAGTTTTTGAAACCAAGGGAATGGTAA